The sequence GTTTTCAAATTTGCATTAATAACCGGAAACATCACTTCGCCATAAGTGGGATCTTTTTTCTTCAGAAAGGTAATATTTCCTAATTGTTTCCAGGTAATGGTATCTTTTTGTTGAAAATATTCAAAATCATTTTCTTTTGTTTCGTGATTAAAAGTTGTAAAACTCATCAATGCAAAAGCACTGAAAACAACCGCAGGTAATATATATTTTTTAAGCATTTGCTAATGTTTTTGATATGTTTAAATAATAAGCTTTAATTGCTGGAATTAAGGCTGCTAAAATTCCGACAAATAAAGTCAGTAAGAACAAAACACCTTCTTTTTCCCAAATGAATTCAAACGGATTAAAAGCCATTTTAAATTCAGCCTCGGAAGAAAGTGAAATGAAATACAAAGCGATTCTTCCAAAAATCATTCCGAAAACAAAGCCTGTAATACAAAGTAATAAACTTTCTATCAGAACCAATTTTAAAAGTTGTAAACGTGTTGCACCATTCACACGTAATAAAGCAAATTCGAACTTACGTTCTTTTAAAGTATTATAAAGTGCTACAAAAATACTAATTCCAGAAATCAACATGATTCCGTAAGCTAAATATTGTAAAGCCGTTAAACCAACTCCGAACAATGAAAACAAACGATTGATTTCGATTGCTGGCGAAGCTGCTTGCATTTCGGTATTTTGTGGTATCATTCTTGGCCACGTCACAATTCCCATTTTATTTCGAAACTTTAAAAGAACAGCTGTAATTTCTTTTCCTTCTAAAGAAGTAACTTCACTATGTTCGTGATTACAATCTGCGGTATGTTCGTGATCGTGCATTTCATCATGGTCGTGGTCGTGTTCTTCTCCTTCAGCATGAACATGAACTTCTTCACCTTCGTGGCTGTGATCGTGGTCGTGCATATTCCAAACTGATTCGATATTTGATAAAATCACTTTATCTAAAATCTTTCCGGTTTTAGAAGTAATACCAACAATAGTATAAGGTTTATCTTCATGAACTTCTCCACCTTCTTCAGCATCGCCATGCGTTCCTAAAAAAGTATCTCCAACTTTTAAACCTAAATTTTGAGCGATTTCGTAACCAACAACCACTTCAAAATCTTTTTGAAAAACCTGTCCTTGCATGACTTCACCTCCATATTTTGAAATATAATCAGGTGTAGTTCCGATGATTTTATATCCTTTGTAATTATCGCCGTAAGCCAACGGAATTGCAGAAGCGACAAACGGATTTTCCATCCATTTTTTAGCTTCTAAATAATTGATATTTCCGGGAGGCGCATCGATTTGATAAACTGAAGAAAGCACCAATTGCAACGGACTTCCTTTGGCTCCAAGAACCAAATCAATATCATCCATTGAAGATGAAAACTGTTCTTCGAATTGCTTTTGCAATAAAATCAAAACGGTGATAATAGATACCGAAGCCGTTAAAAGCAAAACGCTTAAAACCGTATTTAGTGGTTTGAACCACATATTTTTCCAAGCTATTTTCCCAATCATATTATAAGTTTATAGCGTTAGTAAATTGTGCTTTCAAACGTTGATCGTGCGTTACAATAATCAACGCAGCTTTGTGTTCGTTTGCCAAATTAGAAAGAAGTTCTGCAACAATTTGTGCATTTTCGTCATCTAAACTTGACGTAGGTTCATCTGCCAAAATCACTTTTGGATTATTGATTAAAGCACGAGCAATATTTACACGTTGTTGCTGACCAATACTCAATTGAGCTGGCAATTTATGTATTTGATTTTCTAAATCGAGTTGCGTTAAAAGTTGAATCGCTTTTTCTTTTGCCTTTTTCCCAGTTGCTAACCAAGAAGCCAAAATCACATTATCTAAAACCGACAAAGCTTCTACGAAATATGATTTTTGCAAAACCATTCCGATATTTTTTCCACGAAAAGCATCTAACTTAGATGGCGAGAGTTTTGATATTTCAGTTTCATCGATAAGAATACTACCTGATGTTGGCGTTAAAAGTCCGCCAAGTAAATGAAGTAATGTTGTTTTTCCTTTTCCTGAACTTCCGGTAATCAAAAGCGTTTCTCCAGATTTGCAAGCTAAATCAGGAAACGAAAAATTTTGTTTACTGTTATAAGAAAACTGAAGATTTTGAGTTGTAATCATTTCAAAAAGTTTGTTTCTAATAATAGCTTGCAATTTAAGAATTTAAATCCAAAATAAATCATAAAATACCATCATCGGCAAAACTAAAATAATCATATTCTGTAATGATGATGTGGTCTAATAATTTGATTTCTAAAACATTTCCGGCATCGGCAATTTTACGGGTGATATTTTTATCGGCTTCACTTGGTTTTAATTGACCTGAAGGATGATTATGAACTAAAATAATCGCGGTTGCAAAATGCTCTAACGCTTGTTTAAAAAGCAAACGAACATCAACCAAAGTTGCGGTTAAACCACCTTTTGAAAGTTGGATTTTCTGTATGATTTTATTGCTATTATTTAAAAGTAAAACCCAAAATTCCTCGTTTTGCAAGTCGCCAATCAAAGGTTGCATGTGTTCAAAAACATCTTTACTTGATTTGATTTGAGTGAGTTGTTTTGCTTCTTCTAAACGACGACGTTTACCGAGTTCTAAAGCTGCGATAATGGTAATTGCTTTAGCTTCACCGATTCCTTTAAACTGAAGTAATTGCTGAATGGATTGTTTACCGAGTTGATTTAAATTGTTTTCGTTTGAAGCTAAAATACGTTTACATAAATCCACAGCCGATTCGTTTCTGCTTCCTGAACCAATTAAGATAGCCAAAAGTTCGGCATCACTTAAAGCAATTTTTCCTTTAAGCATGAGTTTTTCTCGTGGTTTATCATCTTCTGACCAATGTTTTATCGAGAAATGTTTATCTTGATAATCGTCCATATTTCAACAACTTAATAACTAAAGTTACGAAATAGTTTTTGATTTAAACTACAAATTCGATAACATAACGAACCAACAAAAGAAATATAGTTAACGTCCAAGGTAAAGTAGAAAAAACTAAAGACAAAAATTCTTTTGATTTAAAAGAATAACGATTTTCACGCCAATAATAAAAGGTAATCATTGGAAGTAAAAAAATTAACAATATATAAAGCATTGAAAAAATAACAAATCCTATTGTCTCTACAACTTTGTCATTTGGCACAAGATAAAAAACAAAGTACAAAAACAATCCTGCAAAAACACAACTAAACAAAAGCAAATAATCTGAAAGTTTATACTTCATAAATAATCTATATAGTTAATTTATTTCAATCGATTCAGCGTTTCAATATCTAACAAACCTAAATCGTAATAATGCTTAAATTCATTTCTAAAGTATTTTAAATGAATTTCACTATTCTGTATGAATTGAATTTTTTCTTTCACACCGCCTCTGTAATGTATGATTAAATAATTAGAAATTCCATAAGAATTTGACGGACGAAATCTACTTGGTGAAAACTTATCAACATAATCGTAGTTTGAAATATCTAATCGATAAACATTAGTAAAATCAAATAATTTTCCGTTTACATCAATATAATCTCGATAAAAATGTAGTTTACCAATCACCGTGAATGCAACATTTTCATAACGAAAATAATTTCCAACATTTACATAAGTAACATAAAACATTACTAAGAAAATCACAGAATAGAATAACACGTTAGTTAATGAATTATTTGGAAAATAACTTTCTAAAATCCAAGCAAGTACGATAATTAAAAAAATTAAAATTAAAGATTTTGTTTCCATAAAAGCATAGAACTTATTTGGTGGCGTATCTGAAACTTCAACTATTTTAAAACCTTCTTCGGGATAAATTCTCATGAGTTAAATTTAAATTAAAAAAAAACAATCCTAAGCATTACATCTAAAAAATTAATTTAGTATCCTTTTTTAACATTAGATTTGTAAATAGAAACTCAAATGCGATTTATGAAAAAGTATAAAATATTGTATATTATTCTTTCCGTTTTTCTTATTTATTTCATTTATAAAATAACTCTTTTTTTTATAAATGAAAATGCTATTGAATTTAAAAAAGATTACCCCAGCTTAATTATACAAGACATTATCCCTATTAATAAAGACAGAATTACATATTTAAACAGTTGTTACATAAAAGATAAATATGCAGGTGAGAACGTATTAATTGATAATAAATTCTATCTTCAAATAACTTTATTGGGGACTTCAAATAAAAAATTTGATATTACTAAAATCGATAAAGAAATTGAGATAAAGGCTCCTAATTTATTTTATAATCCTGAATATTTAGATTTAGTGGGAGGTTATATAAATGTGAGTAAATATCCATTCAATAATCCAAATCTTTTTTTTACAAGTAACGCATCTTCTATTCGTACTAATGAAAACATTTTTTTTGAACTAGAAATTGAATCTGGCTATTTTGATAAAATGCCAAGTGTTTTAGAACCTACAAATATTTTTATTTCTTTTGGTAATATAAATGAAGCTTATTTGGGTATTATTTTTTACACGAAATATAATTCTGTTAGTTTTATAAATCATAATGGAAATTTATATCTATTAAATTTAACCCCTTTAAAAGGAGTAAGTTTTAAAAGTCTACACGAATTAATAAATCAACAAACCTGAAATATTGAACATCTGAAAAAAAATCACAAAAAAAGCGACCTTTAAAAAGTCGCTTTTGTTTTATGAAATTATCGTTTGAACTTCGTCAAAATCTAAACCTCCGTAATTTCCAGAACTCATTAACAAAAGAACCGAATCATTAAACGGTTGTTCTTTTAAGAAATTCTGAAATTCTGTTGGATTGGTATAAACAATTAAATCGTTTCTGTTAAAAGCCGATTCAATTTGTGTTTTAGAAATTTCTTCTAATTTTTTAATAGCAACAGCATCTGGCGAATAGAAAACAACTGCAACATCAGCAGCATCTAAAGCACCTTCATATTGCGATAAGAATTCGGCATTTAAACTCGAATACGTATGCAATTCTAAACATGCAATTAATTTCTTATTCGGATATTGTTTTTTAACCGCTTGTGTTGTCGCACTAACTTTACTTGGCGAATGTGCAAAATCTTTATAAGCAACAGCAGATGAAGTTTCTGCAATTTTCTCTAAACGTTTTGCCGCACCTTTAAAACTTTGAATGGCTTCATAGAAATCTTCTTCATCGATTCCCATGTTTTGGCAAATCCATTTTGCACCGGCTAAATTATTTAAATTATGCGCTCCAAAAACTTCAATTGGCATTGGACCATCTGGAGTTTCTAAAAGTGTAACACCATTTTCAATCGTATATTCTGGAGTTTCGTAAGGCATTTTACGAATTGGCTTTGTAGCTTCTTCAACAATCTGTTTAACCGTTGCATCTTCTTCGTTATAAACTAAAATTCCGCCATCGGTAATTTTATCAATGAAGATTTTAAATTGGTCTACGTAATTTTCAAACGTTGGAAACACATTGATATGGTCCCAAGCAATTCCGCTAATTAAAGCGATATTTGGTTGATACAAATGAAACTTCGGACGTAAATCTGTTGGAGAAGATAAATATTCATCCCCTTCCAAAACAATAAAATCGTTATTTTCTGTTAAATGCACCATGGTTTTAAAACCTTCTAATTGCGCACCAACTAAATAATCTACCGCGCGATTGTGGTAATGCATCACGTGAAGCACCATCGAAGTAATCGTTGTTTTACCGTGTGAACCACCAATAACTACACGTGTTTTATTTTTTGAATGTTCGAAAATAAATTCGGGATATGAATAAATATGTAAACCTAATTCTTGTGCTTTTAAAAGCTCAGGATTATCAGCTTTTGCGTGCATTCCTAAAATAACCGCATCGATGTCAGAAGTTATTTTATCTGCAAACCAACCCATTTGTTCTGGTAATAAACCTTCGTTTTGTAAACGGGTTTTCGAAGGTTCAAAAATAGCATCGTCACTTCCGGTAACTACATCACCTTTTTCATGTAAAGCTAATGCTAAATTGTGCATAGCGCTTCCGCCAATTGCTATAAAATGTACACGCATTTGATTTCTGTTTTTTAATCTAAAATAGTAGCGTAAATCTACAATTTTTTTTTATTTATTAAATTCAATATAATCTCTAAAATAACCACATTCATTGATTACTTCTTGATAATATTTGGTATCGGCATAATTTTCCTTCAAACTCTTAAAACTATTCCAATCTAAGAATTTTTGACTAGATTTCATCTTGTTGAATTTTTTAAAACCCATACTGTTTTTAGAAAAATAATTATTACGTTCAATCTTAGCCAACATAAAAGTTGCCTTAGCACGTTGTTCATCATTTTGAGCAGCATTCAAGGCGATATTATAATATTTAAAAGCTTGATTGAAATCTAAAACAACATTTGCATTTTCAACATCAACAGCTAAATTAGAATTCGACAAATTATTATTAATTATAGGATTATAATAAAAAGCTCTTGCATTACCGTAATAAGACGTATTATAATATGCATTTCCGATTAACAAAGCATTATTAAAAACATCTTGATTATTATCAATATTAGTCTGCATTTCTTTCATTTTCAAAAGCATCGTCAAAGGTGTATATTTTACCTTTTGTACAGCTTCATGGTCACAATCGCTACAATCAGAAATTCTTCCGTTAAACGGATTTCCAAATAACTCTTTTAATGGGCTTTCTAAATTTCCACTATTTTCAACTTCATATCTTCTTGTATCGTAATTAAAAAAACGAATTGGCATTGGTTTCATTTTATGATAAAATGCAATAGCTTCGTCTATATTTCCAGATTGATATAAATAAATTGCTTTGCATTGATATAAATCATTAATGCTATGTTTGTAAACTTTGACAAATAATTTTTCGAAATCGGATTTATTCTTTTTTTCAAAAAGCTGAATCATTTTATCTAGATTTTTTTCTTGAATAATGAAACTTTTATCTGAATAAATAAGTTCTGACATTAAACCATTGCTTTGATTTTTATATAAAACCGAAAGATATTTTTTTATCCAAACGGTAGCATAATCAATTCGTAAAGTTCCAAAACTTAAATCATTTTCTGTATTTAAATAGAGCCAATTTAAATCATCAATTAAAGCTTTTTCATTATTTGAATTTGCTTTATTTAATTGAGAGATTTTATTAATTAACTGAAACAAGCGAATTTGATTTTTAGCTAATTGATTATCTTTATTAATATTTTCAGAAGCTGCTATAAATTGCTTATCTGCTTCTTTGAAATTTCCTTGAAAAACATTTAAATATCCAGTTGCTAAATTCCATATTTCAGGATTACGAAGTTTATTTGGTTGTGCAGTAACTTCACAAATCCATTTAAATTGATTTTGATTTATTGCCCTTTTTACTTCTTTGTGATATTTATTTAATGAATTTAATTCCTTTTCTTGATAAACATTTATATTACTTTCTTGATTATTTACCCAACGAGAAAGTAAGAAATTTATATGCTCGCTTTGAGAATCGATTTTATAAATCTCTTGCATCGCTTTAAACTCATCGGTATAATAACCATAAATTGCCCACAATGATGCTTTAATTTCTTTAGTCGGAGCTGACTCCACTTGCTTTAAAAAAGTAGTTTCATCTTCTGGATGAAAAAAGAAAAGAGCATTTTTTCTCAGTTTAGGAATTTCATCAAAAATTTGAGCATATAAAACATTAGACTTATTATAATTACGTTGTTTATAAAAAACTCCAGCAACATATTCCAAAGCTTTATAATACAATAAATTTTTAGGTTGGTTTTTAGAAGTTGAATCAAAAAAAGTAATTACATCATTCGGATTATAGGAATAAAATTTAGCTTTCATTAACTGAAACCAAATGCGATTCTTATAAAAATCACTTCTATTTTCTAATTGATTATAATATTCTTCAATTGTAGCAATCGTTTTTGAATCTAAACTTTTGTATTCGTTATTATCATAATCCCAATAATAATCATACCGAATTGAAAATTTTTCTATTTCTTTGGCTATTTGCAAAAATTCTAAAAAGTCTTTAGCTTCTTGATTTTTTAGATTTAATTGATATTTCGCATCCTTAACTGATTCTTTATTTATCAACTTAGGAATATATTGAACTGCTGTATCATTTAACAGATAATATGCAATTGCATCTTTAGATTCGGACTTTCCAATATAATTTGACCAATCCGAAACAAAATCAGAATTAAATCGATTAACATTATCCAAATTTTCGTAACCATAAAACAAATCTTGAGGCGCATAAAACATGGATTGATACGATTCATCAACAACCGCTTCGGGTGTAAACATGGATTGATAATCATAACCAAACCATTCAATATAACCACAGGCGTAAACATATATTCCTAAACTAGAAATAATCATGAAAAACGTCAACCCTATCTTTTTAAAAATCTTCATGTTTTATGCAAACTTTTATTTTTCTATACCTAAATACTTTCTAAAATAACCACATTCTTTGATTACTTCTTGATAATATTTGGTATCAGCATAATTTTCTTTTAACTGTTTAAAACCGTTCCATTTTTTAAACATGACATCGCCATATCCCCAATATCTATCTGTACTAAAATATTGATTGTAATAAAAATCATTACGTTCAACTTTTGCAAGCATATAAGTAATTTTGGCTCGTTGTTCGTTATCAGTTGCAGCTTTAAAAGCTATTTCATAATATTTCTTAGCTTGAGATAAATCAAATAATTTATGCTGATTTTCTTTAGATATATAATTACTTCCATCTTCTCCGAAAATAGCATTGTAATAAAACGAACGTGCATTTCCGTAATACGAAGTATTGTAATACGCATTTGCTAGTAACAACGCATTGTTATACACATCGTTACCGACTTCGACATTTGTACGCATTTCTTTCATTTTACGAAGCATATCTAAACTCGAATATTTTACAGATTGCTTCGCTTGATGATCGCAATCGTTACAATCTTTAATTTTTCCGTTAAACGGATTTCCGTAAAGTTCGCGTTTGTTGTAGTCGACAAAATCTGTTACATATTTACTAGAATCGTAATTATAAGTACGCATTTTAATTGGATATATTTTCTCGAACATCGCAATAGCTTCATCTAACTTACCAGCATAATACAGATTAATTGCTCTGCATTCGTAAATATCGCTGATGTTATACGGATACAAACCAACAAACAATTCTTCCCAAGCGGTTTTATTTTTCTTTAAGAAGAAGCTTTCCATCGCATTTCCGTTTTTCTCATTTTCATAAAAAACCTTGTCCGATTTTAGAATTTCAGACATCACCAAATCGCCTTGACTTTTATACACCGATGATAAATAATTTTTAACCCAACTGATTGCATAATTAGAACGGAAAGGATTTTGATAATCGTACTTTTCTGGAACTTCATACAACAACCAATTTAAATCTTCAATTAAAGTTGCTTCTTCTTTTAAAGAAATGGTTTTTACTTGCGAAACTTTATTAATCAAATTCATCAATCGGATTTGATTTTTTGCTAATTGGTCGCCAGCTTTCACATAAATTTTAGCTTGGTCAAATTGTTTTTCTGCAACTTTAAAATTTCCTTGAAACGTATTCAAATATCCCGAAGCTAAATACCATAATTCAGGATTTTGAAGCAAGTCTGGTTTTGAAGCAACTTCATTAATCCATTTAAATTGTTTTTGATTGATGGCTTTAGCTACTTCTTTATGATAATTTCCTGGTGTAGAAATCGCTTTTTCTTGATAGATATTAATCGAATTTTCTTGAATATTTACCCAACGTGTCAACAAGAAATTGATATGTTCGCTCTTCGAATCGATTTTATAAATCTCTTGCATGGCTTTAAACTCATCGGCATAATAACCATAAATTGCCCACATTGCAGCTTTAACTTCTTTGGTTGGAGCTGATTCTACTTGCTTAAAAAAAGTAGCTTCATCTTCTGGATGAAAATTATACAATGCTTCTTGTCTTAACTGAGGAACTTTATCAAAAATCTCCGCAAACAAAACATTGGATTTATCATAGTTTTTCTTCTGATAATAAACTCCAGCAACATAACCTAAAGCACGATAATACAATAAGTTTTTAGGTTGACTGGCTTGTGTTGCATCAAAAAAAGTAACCGCGTCATTTACATTGTTCGAATAAAACTTGGCTTTCATTAACTGAAACCAAATTCTGTTTTTATAAAAATCGTCTTTGCTTCCTAATTTATTATAATAATCTTCGATTGTTGAAACGATTTTAGCATCTGCTTTTTCTTGATTCTTATTTTCGTAATCCCAATAACTATAAGAATTTGTAGCATATTGTTCTACTTTTTTGGCAATTTGAAGAAACTCAAGAAAATTTTTAGCTTCTTGATTTTTTAGATTCAAACTATATTTTGCGCCAGAAACCGATTGTTTATTAATCAATTTAGGAATGTATTGCGCAGCGGTATCATTCAATAAATAATAAGAAATAGCAGCTTTTGGTTCTGATTTACCAATATAATTTGTCCAATCAGAAACGATATCATCTTTAAATTTAGTCGTATAATCTTCTAATGGATTATAATTATAAAATAAATTGTACGAATCAAAAAACATAGGTTTGTACGATTTATCTACAAATGTTTCAGGTGCAAACATCGAATTAAAATCGTTGCCCCACCAACCATCGGCACAACCGTAAGAATAAACTCCGTAACCAAAAACGGATAACAAACTAAAACTTAGTAACGACTTTCTTAAAAAATTCATTTTCATAATAATTGGTATTGGTTTTATCGAAATCATAAAAAATAATTTCGGTTGGATTTGTTTTCATTTTTTCGCTCAAATCAGCCATCATTTCTTCTACTTGTTTTGCCGATGTACTTTCGATTTTCACGACATCGCCTTTTTTAAAATAAGTCCCAAAATACGATTTACCTTCTTGAACTACATAACGGTTTTCGTCTATTTTTTTGAAGTTAGCAATCGTATCTAATTGCTCAGAACGAATGCGACTTATCAAATTAATTGGTTTTCGATTTCGTGTATGCACCAACCAAGAATAAACGGGCAATGCAACATTTAATTTCAATGGATAATTTGCCAAACTATTTGTGTACTTTGAAGCAACTTCTCTATCATAAATAGAATTCAACGAATCGGCTGCAATCGTTCCCATATTGTAATACATCAAAACGCCTTCATCGACATTTGGAACTCCCGTTTTCTCGAAATATTTTATTTGATGTAAACGAATCGTTGCGCTTAATTTTAAATTCGATTGTTTTTTTATTTCATCAACCAAAGCAAAAAATTGCGCCTTACTTTTTAAACTCCAATCGCAATCTAATTGAATTTCGTTTATAGAAATTTGATTTTTCGAATTGATTTGATTGATGTACGTTACTATGTTTTTTGCTAATTCTTTTACTTCTAAATTCGGAATCAAAACCACTTCGTTTTTGATGTAAACTACTGGGATGATTTGTAAATTCTTAGGTATTGAATCAAAAGTTATAGCTGAAATCGGAATTGGTTTTCCGCCTTTTAATCCAACATCGAAATACCGAACATACATTTTATCGATACCATTTTGTTCCAAAAAATCGACGTCTGCACTATCTAACTTGAATTGAGTTTTCCAATAATAAAAAGATGTGGCAATATTGTTTTCTTTTTTTGAACAACTTAAACCTAGTAATAAAATTAAAAGCCAAAAGATTTTTTTCATTGAATAAAAATACAAAAATAAAGGGCACAAAAAAACCGCTTCAGAAAATTCTGAAACGGTTTTTAAAACTTATTACTGTTTAATGAATTATTTCACTAAAGTCATTTCTTCAATTAAGTTTGTTGCACCTGCATATTTATCGATAATGAATAAAATATAACGAACATCAACGTTAATTGTACGTTGCAATTTAGGGTCGTAAATAACGTCACCAGCCATAGCTTCAATGTTTCCGTCGAAAGCTAAACCAATTAACTCACCTTTTCCGTTTAAAACTGGAGAACCTGAATTACCACCTGTAATATCGTGGTCTGTTAAGAAGTTCACGTGTAAAACTCCGTTTTCGTCAGCGTAAGTTCCAAAATCTTTATTGTTATACAAATCGATTAAACGTTGTGGAACTTCAAATTCTTCGTCACCTGCTTTGTGTTTAGCAATTGTACCTTGTAAAGTTGTGTACCAATTTTCGGCAGCATCGTTTACTTTATTTCCTCTTGGTAAGTCAATAACTTTACCGTAAGTTAAACGTAAAGTTGAGTTAGCATCTGGATAATATTTTTTGTCTGGATTTGCTTTTCTTAAACCATCAACTAATAATCTGTAAGATTTTTGGTAATCGTTTTGTAATGTTTTTACGTTTTC comes from Flavobacterium sp. I3-2 and encodes:
- a CDS encoding ABC transporter permease, with the translated sequence MIGKIAWKNMWFKPLNTVLSVLLLTASVSIITVLILLQKQFEEQFSSSMDDIDLVLGAKGSPLQLVLSSVYQIDAPPGNINYLEAKKWMENPFVASAIPLAYGDNYKGYKIIGTTPDYISKYGGEVMQGQVFQKDFEVVVGYEIAQNLGLKVGDTFLGTHGDAEEGGEVHEDKPYTIVGITSKTGKILDKVILSNIESVWNMHDHDHSHEGEEVHVHAEGEEHDHDHDEMHDHEHTADCNHEHSEVTSLEGKEITAVLLKFRNKMGIVTWPRMIPQNTEMQAASPAIEINRLFSLFGVGLTALQYLAYGIMLISGISIFVALYNTLKERKFEFALLRVNGATRLQLLKLVLIESLLLCITGFVFGMIFGRIALYFISLSSEAEFKMAFNPFEFIWEKEGVLFLLTLFVGILAALIPAIKAYYLNISKTLANA
- a CDS encoding ABC transporter ATP-binding protein — its product is MITTQNLQFSYNSKQNFSFPDLACKSGETLLITGSSGKGKTTLLHLLGGLLTPTSGSILIDETEISKLSPSKLDAFRGKNIGMVLQKSYFVEALSVLDNVILASWLATGKKAKEKAIQLLTQLDLENQIHKLPAQLSIGQQQRVNIARALINNPKVILADEPTSSLDDENAQIVAELLSNLANEHKAALIIVTHDQRLKAQFTNAINL
- the radC gene encoding RadC family protein, which produces MDDYQDKHFSIKHWSEDDKPREKLMLKGKIALSDAELLAILIGSGSRNESAVDLCKRILASNENNLNQLGKQSIQQLLQFKGIGEAKAITIIAALELGKRRRLEEAKQLTQIKSSKDVFEHMQPLIGDLQNEEFWVLLLNNSNKIIQKIQLSKGGLTATLVDVRLLFKQALEHFATAIILVHNHPSGQLKPSEADKNITRKIADAGNVLEIKLLDHIIITEYDYFSFADDGIL
- a CDS encoding UDP-N-acetylmuramate--L-alanine ligase — its product is MRVHFIAIGGSAMHNLALALHEKGDVVTGSDDAIFEPSKTRLQNEGLLPEQMGWFADKITSDIDAVILGMHAKADNPELLKAQELGLHIYSYPEFIFEHSKNKTRVVIGGSHGKTTITSMVLHVMHYHNRAVDYLVGAQLEGFKTMVHLTENNDFIVLEGDEYLSSPTDLRPKFHLYQPNIALISGIAWDHINVFPTFENYVDQFKIFIDKITDGGILVYNEEDATVKQIVEEATKPIRKMPYETPEYTIENGVTLLETPDGPMPIEVFGAHNLNNLAGAKWICQNMGIDEEDFYEAIQSFKGAAKRLEKIAETSSAVAYKDFAHSPSKVSATTQAVKKQYPNKKLIACLELHTYSSLNAEFLSQYEGALDAADVAVVFYSPDAVAIKKLEEISKTQIESAFNRNDLIVYTNPTEFQNFLKEQPFNDSVLLLMSSGNYGGLDFDEVQTIIS